Genomic DNA from Pseudomonas fluorescens:
GCCCAAGGCAAGGAATAACCAGGTTTGCGTTCTACACCCATAAATCAGCCACTCCGACCAACTGAAAGACCTCCTCTGCCGGGGGCTCGGCGAAGATGATGTCCAAGTCACGGTAACCGGAGTGGTCCCCGACCAAGCTCAACTCGAATCGAGCCCCATCGGCGTCGGCTTCATAGCTCTTCAAGTAAGTCAGGTTCTTGGTTTCATTGAAAACCACGTCCAGCGTGCCGTTGTAGCCATTTCCCAGCCGGGTAAAGCCCAAGGCGGACAAATCGATGGTGTCTTCACCCACGGTGTAGTCAACCAGGCGATCAGTGTGGTTTTCGGTGGCGGTACGGTAGCTGTCGCTCAGTACGTCGAAGCGGAACACATCGTTGTTGCCGCCACCCGTCAATAGGTCCCGGCCCTCTGCGCCAACCAATACATCATTGCCTAGCGCTCCATAAAGGCGATCATCGCCCGCGAATCCTTCGATGATTTCGCCGCGAGCGTTGCCTTGTAAACGATCGGCCTCTTCGGTGCCCATCAGCCTGGCTGGCTGAAACAGGAGGTTGGTTTCATTCAGCGCTTGGCTCAAGTCACCGTCGAAGACCACTTCGAAGCGTTCCCCATCCGCGTTGGCATCGAAACTCTTGAGGTAGGTCCGCGTCCCGCTTTCATTGACTCGAATCGCCAGCGTTCCGTCATGTCCATTGCCCAGCCCGAGGAAGCCCAGGGAGGCGAGGTCGATCGTATCGGTGGTGGGGTCGAAGTCGGTGATGCGGTCGCTATGGGCCGCGGTTGCGGTTCGGTAACTGTCTGTGACTGACTGGTAGCGGAACGTATCGGCCCCGGCACCGCCCGTCAGCAGGTCACGACCTTGCTGGCCATCGAGCAGATCGTCACCGGCCCCGCCGAAGATCGCATCGTCGAACGAGGCGGTACCGAGCAAGAAGTCATCATCGCGGCCACCGTCAAGGTGGTAATAGCCGTCGTCGGGATTGCCAAAGCTGTGGTCCAGGCTGCCGTCGGGGTTCAACTGGACCAGGGCGGCCAGATAGCCGTCCGCGCTGGTACCTTGGCTTCCGCCAATCAACAGCTTGCCGTCGGCCAGTACGACCATGTCGGCTACGGCGAAAGGCGCGCTTTGCGAGCCCCAACTTACCCGACCCTGATTACCGAAACCGGTGTCGAGCGAGCCGTCGGCGTTGAGCCGGATGACGGTCGCCACGCCGCCCGAGGCGCCCGCCAGGAGGATTTTGCCGTCATCCTGGAGGACGAGGGCGTCTGCGTGAACATCCAGGGCCAGGCTGCCGCCGTTGGCAAAGCTGCTGTCCAGGGTACCGTCCTGGTTGAGGCGGGTCAGGGTATCCTGCCCCGTGACCAATACCTTCCCGTCTCCCTGCAGCGAAACGTCGATCGTGCGGCTGGGTTGAATGCCGACGGACGCTGGCAGGTGCAGGATCCCGGCCTCTGCGAAAGACGAGACCAAGGCCCCCGTCGCGTCGAAGCGGGCGATATAGATCTCCCCAGAGGGATACGCGGCGCTGGCGAAAAAACTGCCGTCGCGTTGCACGGAGAACGACGCTTGCTGGCCTAGAGAGTCATTCCAGTAGAAAGGCACTGTCGCGGTGCCGCCATTCCCGAAACTCGTATCGAGGCTGCCGTCAGCCAAGGTACGGCTTACGCCCGACACCCAGGTGTCGCCTACTTTCACGTATTGCGCCACCAGGTAACCCCCTCCCGGCTGCACCGCGGCATTACCGCCGTCCTCGATATCGAGCGCCACAGGCAGGAGGGATTTACCGTCGCCACTGAAGTGGCGGTCCAGGCTACCGTTGGCATTGAACCGGACCAGGCTGCCGGTGAAGCCTGAATCCTCTTCGCCGCCGAGTCCCAGGCGACTATAAGCGCCAAGCCAGATAGCACCGTCCGGATCGACCGTGATACCGCCGATTTTGTCCGAGCCCCACAAGGACGTGGCGACCATGCCTGTGTTCCCCACAGCTGAAGCGGCGGGCGAAATGCTCTGATTCATGTCCATGCCTCCGATAGCTATTCCGTCGCCAAAAACAATAGACAGGGTTCAGTCTGGTTGCCAGCAGCGGCGAGGATGTGGTCTTTCGCAGATGTCTCACTAATTGAAAGTCATTATCATTTGATATATTCTCGCGATTCTTCCTCGCTTGAGTCGCTTGCGTGTCCAGGCCATCCGATCCTCATTCCACCGACGGCCAGTTCGAGAGCCATTCGAGCGAGCTGCTGCACTTCCTCACACGGCAGGTGAAGTGCGCAGAACTGGCGGCCGACCTGCGCCAGGAGACTTGGCTGCGCTTTCGCAGGCGCGAATCCGGGCAGGAGATCGGCAACCTTCGTGCGTTCCTCTATCGCATCGCGCGCAACCTGATCATCGACTACCGCCGTCAGCAAAAATCCCGCCCCGTCGAGGAGGAGCTATCCATCGAATTGGTCAGTGCCCAGCCGGGTCCGGAGCGAGCGGCAAGCGACGCCCAGCGCCTGGAGCGACTGCAGCGCGTGGTCCAGGATTTGCCACCGCACCTGCGCCAGGCGTTGTTTTGGAATCGCCTGGACGGGCTGACCCAGCGTGAGATCGGCGAGCGCCTGGGTGTCTCGGAAAGCATGGCCGGACGCTATATCCTGAAGGCCCTCGAACACTGCCAGCAGCAGATGGACCCGCAGCCGTGACTCATCCTTCGCTTCTCGACCAGGCCCGACAATGGCAGGTGCTGCTGCATTCTGGCCGCGCCACCGCTGCCGATCGCGCTGCCGCGCAGGCCTGGCGCCAGGCGGCGCCCGAACACGAGCAGGCGTTGCGGGAGGTGGAAGGGCTGTGGTCGTTGCTCGGCCAGATAGAACGTCCGGCCGAGCAGCCCCAGGTGCGCGTGCTGCGTCGTCGTCGACTGTGGGCGGCTCCACTGGCCTGCGCCGCGATGCTGTTGCTCGCCCTGTGGCTACCGCGCGGCACCTGGATTGGCCTGTATGCCGACATCAGCACCCAACCGGGGGAGGTGCGCGAGGTGCGTTTGGCCGATGGTTCGCTGTTGACCCTCAACGGCGATTCGGCGCTGGACTGGCAGTTTATCGACGGTCGCCGCGAGGTCAGGCTGTACCGCGGCGAGGCGGATTTCCAGGTCGCCCATGACCCGGCTCGACCGTTCACTGTCAGGGCCGGCGAGGCGCGCATCCGCGTCACTGGCACGCGCTTCGATGTGCGTCTGGAGGAGGGCGGTGTCGACCTCGCGGTAAGCGAGGGCCGCGTGTTGGCCTCCAGCGAGGGAAGCGAACCGCTGCCCGTGGTCGGCGGGCAGCAGGTGCAGTGGCGCGGCGGGGCGCTGCAGGCGCCGCAGGCACTGGATGCGCGCCAGCGCTTGAGCTGGCAGCGCGGCAAGCTGGTGTTCCGCGACCAGCCGCTGGAGCAAGTGTTCGCCGAGCTTGAGCGCAGCCAGTCTGCGCGAGTGCTGTTTGTCGACGAAGCCGCTCGCCGGCTACAGGTGACCGGCGTGTTCGCCCTTGACGACCCACAGGCGGTGTTGAGCGCTGTGGAAACCACCTTGCCTGTGCGTCTGGTGCGCCTGCCGGGGTTGATCCTGGTCACGTCCCGCTGAGCCCCGCGCCGCGCCTGTACCTTCAAAAAAAGAAAATATTTAGGCGGCGATGGTTCAGAAATCATCGCCGCCTTCGTCTTCCGTTCCTGCAAATGCGACTTCTTCGTATTGAAAGCCAAGGACATCAGCATGCGGTCGACTTCCTTCCTCGCGGCGCTAGCCGTTCTTCCCCTGGCCATGGCCACCGCACAGGCGCAAGCCGTCGAGCTCGACGTGCCTGCCCAGCGGCTCGACGCGGCACTCACCGATTTCGCCGAGCAGGCCAACGTGCGGTTGCTCTATGACGCTGGCCTGACCCGTGGCAGCGCCATGGTGCCGGCACTCAAGGGCGACTATTCGGTGGTCGACGGCCTGCAGCGGTTGCTGGAGGGCAGCGGCCTGACCTTCCAGGCCGGCAATGACGGCACCATCACCCTGGTGCCACTGCCCGAGCAGGGCGTGCTGGAGCTGGGCCCGACCACTATCAGTGGGCTCGCCGAAGACCGTGTCGACCTGCCGGCCGAGTACGCCGGCGGGGAGGCGGCGCGCGGTGCGCGCATCGGCGTGCTGGGCAACCAGGACATGCAAGATGTGCCCTTCGCCTTCTCCAGCTACACCTCCGAGCTGATCGAGAAGCGCCAGGCGCAGACCCTGGCCGATGTGCTGGCCAGCGATCCGGGTGTGCGTCAGTCGTTCGGCTTCGGCAACTTCTCCCAGGTGTTCGTCGTGCGCGGGTTCCAGCTGTTCAGCGACGACATTGCCTTCAACGGCCTGTACGGCATTCTGCCGCGCCAGATCATCTCCACCGAGTCGGTCGAGCGGGTCGAGGTGTTCAAGGGGGCCAACGCCTTTGTCAATGGCGTATCGCCGTCGGGCAGCGGTGTCGGCGGGGCGATCAACGTGGTCTCCAAGCGTGCCGAGGACACCCCCACGCGCAGCGCCACCCTGGACTATGCCAGCGACAGTCGGGTAGGCGGGCACCTCGACCTGGGCCAGCGCTTCGGCGAGGACAACCGCTTCGGCGTGCGGGTGAACCTGGCCCAGCGCGAGGGCGAGACCGCGGTGGACGATGAGCACTCGCGCTTCAGCCTGGCCACCCTCGGGCTGGACTATCGCGGTGACCGTCTGCGCCTGTCCGCGGATCTCGGTTACCAGAAGCAACGGGTCAATGAGGGACGCTCGGTGGTCTACCTGACCACGACGGGGCCCACCAGCACACTCAACGGCAAGACGCCGTCGGCACCCGACGCCGACCACAACTACGCGCAACCCTGGAGCTGGTCGCAGCTCGAAGACACCTATGGCATGTTCAGCGCCGAGTACGACCTGTCGCCCACATGGACCGCCTACCTGAGCGCCGGCGGCAAATACACGCGGGAGAACGGCGTCTACGCCTCCAACTACGTCTATGGCGCGAATGGCGACGCCCGTATCGGCCGCCTCTATTCGCCGCTGGACCAGGAAACCCTCAGCGCCGTCACCGGGCTGCGCGGCGAACTCGCCACCGGGCCGGTCAGCCACCGCATCAACCTGGCCGCCAACGGTATCTGGCAGGAGAAGCGCAACGCGTTCGAGTCCACCGCGGCGGGCAGTCGCGGCTTCGGCAATCTGTATGACGGCCAACCCGTCGCCGAGCCGCCGGCCACCAGCGTCTCCGGCGACATTCACGACCCGGACACCACCGCCAAGGTGCAGAACCGTAGCCTGGCAGTCTCCGACACCCTGGGCTTGCTCGACGACCGCGTGCTGCTGACCCTGGGCCTGCGCCGCCAGTCCATCGGCGCCGACGCCTGGAACGCGGCCAGCGGTGCCCGCACCTCCAACTATCAGGAAAGCATCACCACGCCGGCCTATGGCCTGGTGATCAAACCCACCGAGTACCTGTCGCTCTATGCCAACCGCGTCGAGTCTCTGCAGCAGGGCCCGACCGCGCCCGTCGCCGCACTCAACAACGGCGAGATGTTCGCGCCTTATCGCTCCAAGCAGACCGAGATAGGCGCGAAGCTCGACTGGGGCACCTTCGGCGGCAGCCTCAGCCTGTTCCGCATCGAGCAGCCCCAGGGCGTGCTCGGCGGCGATGGCTACTACCGGGTGGATGCCGAGCAGCGCAATCGCGGCGTGGAACTGAGCCTGTTCGGCGAACCGCTGGACGGCCTGCGCCTGCTGAGCGGCGCCACTTGGACCAAAGCCGAACTCAGCGGCACCACCGGCGGTCGCGACGATGGTAACCAGGCGGTGGGGGTGCCGAAATTCCAGTTCAATCTGGGCGCCGACTGGGATGTGCCCGGCTTGCCCGGGGCGAGCCTGAACGGCCTGCTACTGCGCACCGGCGGCCAGTTCGTTGACAGCGCCAACGAATACAGCATCCCCGCCTGGACCCGCGTCGACCTGGGCGCGCGCTATCGGACGAAAATGGATGGCCGCGGGGTGACCTTCAACGCGATGCTGGAGAATGTTGCCGATGAGAACTACTGGGCCTCGGCTAATGGTGGTTATCTGACCCAAGGGGCGCCGCGTATGCTGAAGGTGTCGGCTACTGTTGATTTCTGAGGTTGTTGGCGATTAACGAGGTGCCGTCGCAAGTTGTGTGACCATGCTATAGGCGATTTCACTAGACCCTCCGAGAGGCTGCATTTGCGGCCTCTGTTGTTATTGATTTGATTGGAGTCTTGCGCGCTAGACAGATTACACGTTCAGTTGAATGGCTACCTCTTTAGCCACTTCGATGAAAACTCGCATCGCTGCGCTCTGAAAGGCATCCTTGCGCCGCATCAGGACGGCGGTGCGTTGCAAGCGCTCGGGCTCCAGTGCGATAGCCACCAGATCATCATGGGCCAACGCGATTTTGGCAGGCAATAAAGTCGATAGATTTGTCCTGCGAACAATTTCGATCACGGCGCCGAGGGCATTAGCCTCCATCTGCACCTGAGGGTGAATCGCGTGTGTGCGGAAGTAGCGGTCGATTTGTTCGCGGGTTGCAAACTCTGGACTGAGCAGAATCAGGGACTCAGCATTCAGGTCCTGCAATCCAATGGACCGCTCCTCGGCCAAGCGGTGTTGGCGACTCACCACCAAAGCGAGGGTTTCGTTCAGCAAAGGGATGGCATCAATGTTCGGTGTATTTATTTCATCGAACGCGATCCCCGCGTCCAACTCGCCTGCCAAAAGCAGCTCCTCAATACGCTCTTGGGAAATCTCCTTCAGGTTGAGAGTGATTTTAGGATACCGGGAGTGAAATGCTTTGATCACCGGCCCTACCAGATAGGTCGTGAACGTCGGCGTCACGGCCAGGCGCAATGAGCCGCGGGTGAGGTCGCTCACATCATGGATGGCGCTTTTGGCTTCCCGCAATTGCTGATAAGCGCGGCGCGCATACAGAAGATAGACGTCTCCCGCGTCAGTCAAACGGGTTGTGCGTCCTGAGCGGTCGAACAACTGGGCTCCAAGGCTCTCTTCCAACTGCCTCACCTGCTGCGAAAGGGCTGGCTGAGAGACGTGCAGCGCCGCTGCGGCCTTCGTAAAACTGAGATGTTCCGCAACCGCGAGGAAATATTGGACGTGTCGAGCAAGCATGGTTTTTACCATAAGGTAATCTGATCTATCTCATAATAAATGAGACTTTTACCTTATGTAACGCGTTGCTTAGTCTTTGTTTCACACCCGCGACATTGAGACAGCAACCATGAAAGCGATCATCGACGGTTTTCTGAAATTCCAAAAAAACGCCTTCCCTGAACGGGCCAAATTGTTCAAGGACCTGGCGAATCAGCAGAGCCCGAGAGCGCTGTTCATCTCCTGTTCTGATAGCCGCTTGGTGCCGGAGCTGGTCACCCAGCGCGAGCCAGGCGATCTGTTTGTCATTCGAAATGCCGGCAACATCGTGCCGTCGTATGGGCCAGAGCCGGGCGGCGTTTCGGCCTCGGTTGAATACGCAGTCGCCGCACTTCAGGTCGCAGACATCGTCGTATGCGGCCACTCCGACTGCGGCGCGATGACCGCCGTGGCAACTTGCAAGTGCCTGGATCACATGCCTGCCGTTGCCGGATGGCTCCGTTACGCCGACTCGGCCAAGGTCGTTAACGAAGCCCGCAAACACCCGGATCTGCCGAGCAAAGTAGCGTCCATGGTGCGCGAAAACGTCATCGCGCAGTTGGCCAACATCCAGACACACCCATCCGTTCGCCTGGCTCTCGAAGAAGGCCGCCTGACCCTGCATGGTTGGGTCTATGACATCGAGAGCGGGCGTATCGACGCCTTTGATGGCAGTACCGGGATCTTCGTGTCCCTCGCAGAGAACCCCGAAGTTCACGCCGTTTCCCAACACGCCAGGCACGTTGCCTGAAGCCCGTACCTGCACCCTTGCTAACCCAGGAGATACGCCATGATCCAGACTCAAGCCACCCGCACTGCTCGCCAGGAGCTGACTGAAACCATCATTTTGGCCAAGGCTCGCAAAGACCTGTCCTTCGCCGAAATCGTTGACGGCACCGGCTTGTCCGAAGCCTTCGTCACTGCTGCCTTGCTCGGCCAGCATCCGCTGCCTGCCAGCGCCGCCAATGTCGTGGGCAGGAAACTCGACCTCGATGCTGATCAGATCGCCTTGCTGCAATCGATGCCAATTCGCGGCAGCTTTTTTGACGGCGTACCGTCCGACCCGACCATCTACCGTTTCTACGAGATGATTTCGGTATACGGCACCACCCTCAAAGCTCTGGTTCACGAAAAGTTCGGCGACGGCATCATCAGTGCCATCAACTTCAAGCTGGACATCAAGAAAGTCGAAGATCCGGAGGGCGGCCATCGCGCCGTGATCACCCTGGACGGCAAGTACCTGCCTACCAAGCCTTTCTGATGTAAGTCAGCCCGGCGTCTGGCGGCGACCGGGCTACACCCAAAACCTTTATTACGACTGAGCACAAATTGAATGCTTTGGCCTTCTCACGCCCTCATTACAGGTGATTGCTATGAAACTGTTACTCGTTTTATTCCTGGGCTGCCTTGGCTCTGTCGCCATGGCTGGTGAACAGGATACTCAGGCGGCGCAAGTTAGGGTCGAGCCCTATCGTTACTCTCAGAACCTGGATATCGCGCACATTGTGGCGATGACTCCAATACCCAATATCTGCGACGTAGTGCCGGTGCGGATGACTTACGACGACTCCAAGGGCGATCGGCACATCATGGAGTACCAGGTTATAGGTACTGGCTGTACCAATTGACTCCTCTGCCGTCGACTCACCTGGCGCTCGATCACTCGGCGCCGGGGGAGGGGGCTCAAACATCCGCCGACCCCTGTGCTTTTTGAGGGTAATATCCTTCGCGACTTGCGCCACGCGCCACGCTTGCTGCTTCTACTCGTACGGTATTCTGGAGAAAGGAACAGATTTGTTTTTCTGATAAAAAATCTGTTTCCTTTTTTGCAGGTGAATTCAAAATCGTGGCCTGTCTCCAGCTTCACGTTATCCCTTTCGAAAAAGCGGTTCAGTCGTACGCTGACTTTCAGGAGAGATCC
This window encodes:
- a CDS encoding FecR family protein, which translates into the protein MTHPSLLDQARQWQVLLHSGRATAADRAAAQAWRQAAPEHEQALREVEGLWSLLGQIERPAEQPQVRVLRRRRLWAAPLACAAMLLLALWLPRGTWIGLYADISTQPGEVREVRLADGSLLTLNGDSALDWQFIDGRREVRLYRGEADFQVAHDPARPFTVRAGEARIRVTGTRFDVRLEEGGVDLAVSEGRVLASSEGSEPLPVVGGQQVQWRGGALQAPQALDARQRLSWQRGKLVFRDQPLEQVFAELERSQSARVLFVDEAARRLQVTGVFALDDPQAVLSAVETTLPVRLVRLPGLILVTSR
- the cynS gene encoding cyanase, translating into MIQTQATRTARQELTETIILAKARKDLSFAEIVDGTGLSEAFVTAALLGQHPLPASAANVVGRKLDLDADQIALLQSMPIRGSFFDGVPSDPTIYRFYEMISVYGTTLKALVHEKFGDGIISAINFKLDIKKVEDPEGGHRAVITLDGKYLPTKPF
- a CDS encoding DUF2790 domain-containing protein, with translation MKLLLVLFLGCLGSVAMAGEQDTQAAQVRVEPYRYSQNLDIAHIVAMTPIPNICDVVPVRMTYDDSKGDRHIMEYQVIGTGCTN
- a CDS encoding carbonic anhydrase → MKAIIDGFLKFQKNAFPERAKLFKDLANQQSPRALFISCSDSRLVPELVTQREPGDLFVIRNAGNIVPSYGPEPGGVSASVEYAVAALQVADIVVCGHSDCGAMTAVATCKCLDHMPAVAGWLRYADSAKVVNEARKHPDLPSKVASMVRENVIAQLANIQTHPSVRLALEEGRLTLHGWVYDIESGRIDAFDGSTGIFVSLAENPEVHAVSQHARHVA
- the cynR gene encoding transcriptional regulator CynR, whose product is MLARHVQYFLAVAEHLSFTKAAAALHVSQPALSQQVRQLEESLGAQLFDRSGRTTRLTDAGDVYLLYARRAYQQLREAKSAIHDVSDLTRGSLRLAVTPTFTTYLVGPVIKAFHSRYPKITLNLKEISQERIEELLLAGELDAGIAFDEINTPNIDAIPLLNETLALVVSRQHRLAEERSIGLQDLNAESLILLSPEFATREQIDRYFRTHAIHPQVQMEANALGAVIEIVRRTNLSTLLPAKIALAHDDLVAIALEPERLQRTAVLMRRKDAFQSAAMRVFIEVAKEVAIQLNV
- a CDS encoding TonB-dependent receptor, whose product is MRSTSFLAALAVLPLAMATAQAQAVELDVPAQRLDAALTDFAEQANVRLLYDAGLTRGSAMVPALKGDYSVVDGLQRLLEGSGLTFQAGNDGTITLVPLPEQGVLELGPTTISGLAEDRVDLPAEYAGGEAARGARIGVLGNQDMQDVPFAFSSYTSELIEKRQAQTLADVLASDPGVRQSFGFGNFSQVFVVRGFQLFSDDIAFNGLYGILPRQIISTESVERVEVFKGANAFVNGVSPSGSGVGGAINVVSKRAEDTPTRSATLDYASDSRVGGHLDLGQRFGEDNRFGVRVNLAQREGETAVDDEHSRFSLATLGLDYRGDRLRLSADLGYQKQRVNEGRSVVYLTTTGPTSTLNGKTPSAPDADHNYAQPWSWSQLEDTYGMFSAEYDLSPTWTAYLSAGGKYTRENGVYASNYVYGANGDARIGRLYSPLDQETLSAVTGLRGELATGPVSHRINLAANGIWQEKRNAFESTAAGSRGFGNLYDGQPVAEPPATSVSGDIHDPDTTAKVQNRSLAVSDTLGLLDDRVLLTLGLRRQSIGADAWNAASGARTSNYQESITTPAYGLVIKPTEYLSLYANRVESLQQGPTAPVAALNNGEMFAPYRSKQTEIGAKLDWGTFGGSLSLFRIEQPQGVLGGDGYYRVDAEQRNRGVELSLFGEPLDGLRLLSGATWTKAELSGTTGGRDDGNQAVGVPKFQFNLGADWDVPGLPGASLNGLLLRTGGQFVDSANEYSIPAWTRVDLGARYRTKMDGRGVTFNAMLENVADENYWASANGGYLTQGAPRMLKVSATVDF
- a CDS encoding RNA polymerase sigma factor — encoded protein: MSRPSDPHSTDGQFESHSSELLHFLTRQVKCAELAADLRQETWLRFRRRESGQEIGNLRAFLYRIARNLIIDYRRQQKSRPVEEELSIELVSAQPGPERAASDAQRLERLQRVVQDLPPHLRQALFWNRLDGLTQREIGERLGVSESMAGRYILKALEHCQQQMDPQP
- a CDS encoding M10 family metallopeptidase C-terminal domain-containing protein; this encodes MVATSLWGSDKIGGITVDPDGAIWLGAYSRLGLGGEEDSGFTGSLVRFNANGSLDRHFSGDGKSLLPVALDIEDGGNAAVQPGGGYLVAQYVKVGDTWVSGVSRTLADGSLDTSFGNGGTATVPFYWNDSLGQQASFSVQRDGSFFASAAYPSGEIYIARFDATGALVSSFAEAGILHLPASVGIQPSRTIDVSLQGDGKVLVTGQDTLTRLNQDGTLDSSFANGGSLALDVHADALVLQDDGKILLAGASGGVATVIRLNADGSLDTGFGNQGRVSWGSQSAPFAVADMVVLADGKLLIGGSQGTSADGYLAALVQLNPDGSLDHSFGNPDDGYYHLDGGRDDDFLLGTASFDDAIFGGAGDDLLDGQQGRDLLTGGAGADTFRYQSVTDSYRTATAAHSDRITDFDPTTDTIDLASLGFLGLGNGHDGTLAIRVNESGTRTYLKSFDANADGERFEVVFDGDLSQALNETNLLFQPARLMGTEEADRLQGNARGEIIEGFAGDDRLYGALGNDVLVGAEGRDLLTGGGNNDVFRFDVLSDSYRTATENHTDRLVDYTVGEDTIDLSALGFTRLGNGYNGTLDVVFNETKNLTYLKSYEADADGARFELSLVGDHSGYRDLDIIFAEPPAEEVFQLVGVADLWV